A genomic stretch from Desulfohalobium retbaense DSM 5692 includes:
- a CDS encoding NAD(P)-dependent oxidoreductase, with amino-acid sequence MAVQKVGWIGTGVMGRSMCMHLLQAGYECAVYNRTKSKAQDLLDAGATWCETPAEVASQSEVVFSIVGFPPDVEETMFGPQGVLAGAAAGTVVVDMTTSKPALARQIADKAAKKEVLSLDAPVSGGDLGARKGTLAIMVGGEKTVYEQVRPLFEILGENIAHMGPAGSGQDTKMSNQILIAGTMIGVVESLLYAYRAGLDLDQVIDVIGTGAASCWSINNLGRRIVQGDFAPGFYIKHFVKDMGIALEEAQRMNLSLPGLALVNQFYVAAQAQGLENLGTQGLYRVLAQLNAQE; translated from the coding sequence ATGGCTGTCCAGAAAGTAGGTTGGATCGGGACCGGTGTCATGGGCCGGTCGATGTGCATGCATTTGTTGCAGGCGGGCTATGAATGTGCGGTGTACAACCGGACCAAATCCAAGGCCCAGGATCTGCTCGATGCCGGCGCCACGTGGTGCGAGACTCCGGCGGAAGTGGCTTCGCAAAGCGAGGTCGTTTTCAGCATTGTCGGCTTCCCCCCGGATGTGGAGGAGACCATGTTCGGGCCCCAGGGGGTCCTGGCCGGGGCCGCTGCGGGTACTGTGGTTGTGGATATGACCACCTCCAAGCCGGCACTGGCCCGCCAGATCGCGGACAAGGCGGCCAAAAAGGAGGTCCTCAGCCTGGATGCGCCGGTGTCCGGAGGCGATCTCGGCGCCCGGAAGGGGACGTTGGCGATCATGGTCGGCGGGGAAAAGACGGTCTACGAGCAGGTCCGGCCGCTTTTCGAGATTCTCGGGGAAAATATCGCCCACATGGGGCCGGCGGGCTCGGGCCAGGACACGAAGATGTCCAACCAGATCCTGATCGCCGGAACTATGATCGGTGTGGTCGAATCTCTGCTCTACGCCTATCGGGCCGGGTTGGACCTCGATCAGGTCATCGACGTTATTGGCACCGGGGCAGCGAGTTGCTGGTCGATCAATAATCTCGGCCGGCGCATCGTTCAGGGGGATTTCGCCCCGGGCTTTTATATCAAGCATTTTGTCAAGGATATGGGCATCGCCCTGGAAGAGGCCCAGCGGATGAACCTTTCCCTGCCCGGCTTGGCCCTGGTCAACCAGTTTTATGTCGCGGCCCAGGCCCAGGGGCTTGAAAATCTCGGCACCCAGGGGCTCTACCGGGTGCTGGCTCAGCTGAACGCCCAGGAATAA
- a CDS encoding SPL family radical SAM protein has translation MSAAISPPAQLPSWLQTISEVVVDPSVRTTPLAARVRERLPHVRWTVLDEDGAVPAWGQEEQVVYLKHYKGRFLRFCPGTKAYRCCGYRIVHIGENCPLSCSYCILQAYFQDRMLKVWANQEDLYTELDRAFAANPDKRYRLGTGEFTDSLALEPLTGYSRDLVDFLGRYPNVCLELKSKVIDLSWMTAVRDPRRVLPAWSLNAPAIHEEQEHRTSTLTERLEAARECVRHGFRVCLHFDPIIRYPGWETGYDRIVDMIFEYLRPADIAYMSLGSFRCMPELKSIIDRRHPQARYIYDEFITGADDKLRLLRPLRVEQFRRIVSRLQKWGMREQLYFCMESDTVWQQVFGYTPRQLGGLQNHLLRRSFGEESDAL, from the coding sequence ATGAGCGCCGCGATTTCGCCTCCGGCGCAGTTGCCCTCCTGGTTGCAAACGATCAGCGAGGTGGTGGTCGATCCCTCGGTGCGCACCACCCCGCTGGCCGCCAGGGTGCGTGAGCGACTGCCCCATGTGCGTTGGACGGTGCTTGACGAGGACGGTGCTGTGCCGGCGTGGGGACAGGAGGAACAGGTCGTCTATCTCAAGCACTACAAGGGCCGCTTCCTGCGTTTTTGCCCCGGCACTAAGGCCTACCGGTGTTGCGGGTACCGGATCGTGCATATCGGAGAGAATTGTCCCCTGTCGTGTTCCTACTGTATTTTGCAGGCGTATTTTCAGGACCGGATGCTCAAGGTCTGGGCCAACCAGGAGGACCTGTACACCGAACTCGACCGGGCCTTTGCCGCTAATCCGGACAAGCGGTACCGGTTGGGCACTGGGGAGTTCACGGACTCGCTGGCCCTGGAACCGCTCACCGGGTACAGCCGTGATCTGGTTGATTTTCTGGGGCGCTATCCCAATGTCTGCCTGGAACTCAAAAGCAAAGTCATCGATCTGAGTTGGATGACGGCGGTCCGAGATCCGCGCCGGGTCCTGCCGGCGTGGTCGCTCAACGCCCCGGCGATCCACGAAGAGCAGGAACACAGGACGTCGACACTCACGGAGCGGCTGGAGGCAGCGCGCGAATGCGTCCGCCACGGCTTTCGGGTCTGTTTGCATTTTGATCCGATCATCCGTTATCCGGGATGGGAAACAGGGTATGACCGTATCGTGGATATGATTTTCGAGTATCTCCGCCCTGCGGATATTGCCTACATGAGTTTGGGGTCATTCCGCTGTATGCCGGAGCTGAAATCGATCATCGATCGTCGCCACCCCCAGGCGCGGTATATCTACGACGAATTTATCACCGGAGCGGACGATAAATTGCGCCTGCTCAGACCTCTTCGCGTCGAACAATTCCGGCGCATTGTCAGCCGGCTCCAGAAATGGGGGATGCGGGAGCAGCTCTATTTCTGCATGGAGTCTGATACCGTCTGGCAGCAGGTCTTCGGGTATACCCCTCGGCAACTCGGGGGGCTGCAAAACCATCTGCTGCGCCGGAGTTTTGGTGAGGAGTCGGATGCCCTGTAA
- the fusA gene encoding elongation factor G, which yields MQETLQKQRTFALVGNSGNGKTSLAEMLLFQANATTRLGQVDKGSSVLDYEPEEMKRVGSIQPSFAHYTWQKNDHFCIDTPGDTNFVGDLPYLLTAVDSVVFVVDAVDGVKPLTKKLWSEVQKAELPAIIAVNKIDRERADFDQTFDGLSSILGIKPVLTYMPIGAESDFRGVVDVLGQKAFFFEDDGSVKEGEIPAQMTDQVEEIREITLENIAESDDELMEKYLEEGELSDDDVRKGLHIGVCNRTIVPVCATAAASGKGGTLILNLIQNLLPSPLERAAWTGTEGETRPSSPDEPTACFVCKTIVDPFSGQLSILRVLSGTLSPDVQLLNPEKESKEKIGHLQYLLGKHQTPCKTAVGPGALVAVAKLKDTATGNLLCAPEAPFVLNKPDLPPALLSYAIAAKEKGDEDKIFGAIHKMLDEDITLHLDRNEETGDMLLSGMGQLHIETAIERVKRRYKVEVQLNTPKIPYRETFKGKADVQGRYKKQSGGRGQFGDCWIRVEPRERGAGYEFEDAIVGGVIPKTFIPAVDKGIQETAGKGILAGAPVVDFKVTLYDGSYHSVDSSEMAFKVAGSMAFKKAAEQAGLKLLEPVVQMHIAVPEEYMGDIIGDLSSRRGKVLGYETTQGITEITAHVPMAEVLKYAPDLRSMTGGQGTFTMEFDHYSECPSNIEEKVVAENQQTE from the coding sequence ATGCAGGAAACGCTCCAGAAACAAAGAACCTTCGCTTTGGTAGGCAACAGCGGCAACGGGAAAACCTCTTTGGCCGAAATGCTGCTTTTTCAGGCCAATGCTACGACCCGACTGGGGCAGGTGGACAAGGGGAGTTCAGTACTGGACTACGAACCCGAAGAAATGAAGCGTGTTGGGAGCATCCAGCCCTCTTTCGCCCATTACACCTGGCAGAAAAACGATCACTTCTGTATCGACACGCCCGGCGACACCAATTTCGTCGGCGATCTGCCCTACCTGTTGACAGCCGTAGACAGCGTGGTCTTTGTGGTCGATGCGGTGGACGGGGTCAAGCCTCTGACGAAGAAATTATGGTCTGAAGTCCAGAAGGCCGAATTGCCGGCGATCATAGCGGTGAACAAAATCGATCGTGAGCGGGCCGATTTCGACCAGACCTTTGACGGGCTCTCTTCGATTCTGGGGATCAAACCCGTGCTGACCTATATGCCCATCGGCGCGGAGAGCGACTTTCGGGGCGTGGTCGACGTCCTGGGCCAAAAGGCTTTCTTCTTCGAAGACGACGGTTCGGTCAAGGAGGGCGAAATCCCGGCCCAGATGACCGACCAGGTCGAAGAAATCCGGGAAATCACCCTGGAAAACATTGCCGAAAGCGACGACGAACTCATGGAGAAATACCTGGAAGAGGGGGAACTCTCCGACGACGATGTCCGCAAGGGACTGCACATCGGGGTCTGCAACCGGACCATCGTCCCGGTCTGCGCCACCGCCGCTGCCTCAGGCAAAGGCGGCACCTTGATACTCAACCTCATCCAGAACCTGCTACCATCGCCCCTGGAACGCGCTGCCTGGACAGGTACCGAAGGGGAGACCCGGCCGTCCAGCCCTGACGAACCCACGGCCTGCTTCGTCTGCAAAACCATTGTCGACCCGTTTTCCGGCCAGCTCAGTATCCTGCGCGTCCTTTCAGGCACATTGTCTCCCGACGTCCAATTGCTCAACCCCGAAAAAGAGAGCAAGGAGAAAATCGGCCACCTGCAATATCTGCTCGGCAAACACCAGACCCCGTGCAAGACCGCTGTGGGTCCCGGCGCCCTGGTTGCAGTGGCCAAGCTCAAGGACACCGCCACCGGCAACCTCCTCTGCGCTCCTGAGGCTCCCTTTGTGCTCAACAAACCGGATCTGCCTCCGGCGCTGCTCTCCTATGCCATCGCCGCCAAAGAGAAAGGGGATGAAGACAAGATCTTCGGCGCCATCCACAAAATGCTCGATGAAGACATCACCCTGCATCTCGACCGCAATGAAGAGACCGGGGACATGCTCCTGTCCGGAATGGGCCAGTTGCATATCGAGACCGCCATCGAACGGGTCAAGCGGCGCTACAAGGTCGAAGTCCAGCTCAATACGCCCAAGATTCCCTACCGCGAAACGTTCAAAGGCAAGGCCGACGTCCAGGGCCGGTACAAGAAGCAGTCCGGCGGCCGCGGCCAGTTCGGGGATTGCTGGATCCGCGTCGAACCGCGCGAACGCGGCGCCGGGTATGAATTTGAAGACGCCATCGTCGGCGGGGTCATTCCCAAAACCTTTATCCCGGCTGTGGACAAGGGGATTCAGGAAACAGCCGGGAAAGGAATTCTGGCTGGCGCACCTGTGGTCGACTTCAAAGTCACTCTGTACGACGGCTCCTATCACAGCGTCGACTCTTCAGAAATGGCCTTCAAAGTCGCCGGCTCCATGGCCTTCAAAAAGGCCGCGGAACAGGCTGGTCTCAAACTCCTGGAACCGGTGGTCCAAATGCATATCGCCGTGCCTGAGGAATATATGGGCGACATCATCGGCGACCTTTCCAGCCGGCGGGGCAAGGTCCTCGGATACGAGACCACCCAGGGCATCACCGAAATCACCGCCCATGTGCCGATGGCCGAAGTCCTGAAATACGCCCCGGACCTGCGCTCCATGACCGGAGGCCAGGGCACGTTCACCATGGAATTCGACCACTACTCCGAATGCCCTTCGAACATCGAGGAAAAAGTGGTTGCCGAAAACCAGCAGACCGAATGA
- a CDS encoding lysophospholipid acyltransferase family protein, with protein MALIVHNFFFYLVFLPFTLLASTAVLVLSLFPGTSRVCQELEKRWAQLALRLSPVQVQAEIAPEAVSGNCILIANHQSQLDIPLLIALMPRQTIRFLAKDTLFRIPFFGWAMAKLGHIPISRENHKEGMRSIDRAAGKARDGRTLCIFPEGTRHRELGPFKIGGIVLAMKSGLPIVPVVINGTKDAHPKGSPWLFRRTVFVRVLPPFPTQGYDSLKERHRLKTDLWQYMNNRFLETEQWLKKTTRPG; from the coding sequence ATGGCACTGATTGTACATAATTTCTTTTTTTATCTGGTCTTCCTCCCATTCACCCTACTTGCGAGCACGGCGGTTCTGGTCCTGAGCCTGTTTCCCGGCACAAGCCGCGTCTGCCAGGAGCTGGAAAAAAGGTGGGCCCAACTGGCGCTCCGCCTCTCTCCTGTCCAGGTCCAGGCGGAGATCGCCCCGGAAGCCGTGTCCGGCAATTGCATCCTGATTGCCAACCACCAAAGTCAATTGGATATCCCGCTGCTGATCGCCCTTATGCCCCGCCAAACCATCCGGTTTCTGGCCAAGGACACCTTGTTTCGCATTCCATTTTTTGGCTGGGCGATGGCCAAACTCGGCCATATTCCCATCAGCCGGGAAAACCACAAAGAAGGCATGCGCAGTATCGACCGCGCGGCCGGCAAGGCCCGGGACGGGCGCACGCTGTGCATTTTTCCCGAAGGGACGAGACACCGGGAACTCGGACCGTTCAAGATCGGCGGCATTGTTTTGGCCATGAAAAGCGGCCTGCCCATCGTGCCGGTGGTCATCAACGGGACCAAAGACGCCCACCCCAAGGGGTCGCCGTGGCTTTTCCGGCGCACGGTCTTTGTCCGGGTCCTGCCCCCCTTCCCCACTCAAGGATATGACTCTCTCAAGGAGAGACACCGTTTAAAAACCGATTTATGGCAGTACATGAACAACCGTTTTCTGGAGACTGAACAATGGCTGAAAAAAACGACACGCCCTGGGTAA
- a CDS encoding ribonuclease J, with product MAEKNDTPWVTLSPLGGLGQIGLNCMLLETADSAVLIDCGLMFPDEVHLGVDVVIPRFDFLLEKKHKLKAVVLTHGHEDHIGALPWLLKEMPEVPLYSSPFTLALVRNKLREHDLADTVTLCPMEPRQSAELGDFRFHFFPVCHSIIKGYGLGIETPVGRFVHTGDFKIDRNPLGEHATDLEAFGDFAAGGVTLLMSDSTNVERDGYALTEREIRDSLDDIFTQADGRILVTLFSSHVQRIQEIFELAHRYGRKVAVSGRSLNVNIETARELGYLEFADEDFVSLEDLAHLPDDKVVLLVTGSQGEPMSALTRLAEGDHRQLRVHKGDLVVMSSRFIPGNTKAITKVINKLYKLGAEVLNEKVQAIHASGHAHKEELRTMLETVHPKFFIPVHGEYRHLHKHIELARECGVAPERCFLLENGQPVTLFKGEVRLEDPIGVESVLVDGKGVGDVGRTILKERRLLGDEGMVVALLVIEEATGEIILGPQVQSKGFVFERHFSHVLDDAKEVMLDVYANMPKGASQKMENRIKSALRRHFRKVLDRDPVIVPLVITV from the coding sequence ATGGCTGAAAAAAACGACACGCCCTGGGTAACCCTCTCGCCTCTGGGCGGGCTGGGCCAGATAGGGCTCAATTGCATGCTTTTGGAAACCGCTGACTCGGCGGTGCTGATCGACTGCGGGCTGATGTTTCCCGATGAGGTCCATCTTGGTGTGGACGTGGTCATTCCCCGCTTCGATTTCCTGCTGGAAAAAAAACACAAGCTCAAAGCGGTGGTCCTGACCCACGGACACGAGGACCATATCGGTGCCTTACCCTGGCTGCTCAAGGAGATGCCAGAAGTCCCGCTTTACAGTTCCCCGTTCACCCTGGCCCTGGTCCGCAACAAACTCCGGGAGCACGACCTCGCCGACACGGTCACCTTGTGCCCCATGGAGCCGCGCCAGAGCGCTGAACTCGGAGATTTCCGCTTCCATTTCTTTCCCGTCTGCCACTCGATCATCAAGGGGTACGGCCTGGGAATTGAAACCCCGGTCGGCCGTTTTGTGCACACCGGGGACTTCAAGATCGACCGCAATCCCCTTGGCGAACACGCCACCGATCTGGAAGCCTTCGGCGATTTCGCCGCCGGCGGGGTGACCCTGCTCATGTCGGATTCGACCAATGTCGAACGCGATGGCTACGCCCTGACCGAGCGTGAGATCCGCGACTCCCTCGATGACATCTTCACCCAGGCTGACGGCCGCATCCTGGTGACCCTGTTTTCCAGCCACGTGCAGCGGATCCAGGAGATATTCGAACTCGCCCACCGCTACGGCCGCAAAGTCGCGGTCAGCGGCCGGAGCTTGAACGTCAATATCGAAACCGCCCGCGAACTGGGCTATCTCGAATTCGCTGACGAGGACTTCGTCAGCCTCGAAGACCTGGCCCACCTTCCCGACGACAAGGTCGTCCTCCTGGTCACCGGGTCCCAGGGCGAACCCATGTCCGCGCTGACTCGTCTGGCCGAGGGCGACCACCGGCAACTGCGCGTGCACAAGGGCGATCTGGTGGTCATGTCCTCGCGCTTCATTCCGGGCAACACCAAGGCCATCACCAAGGTCATCAACAAGCTTTACAAACTCGGCGCCGAGGTCCTGAACGAAAAGGTCCAGGCCATTCACGCCTCAGGGCACGCCCACAAGGAAGAATTGCGGACCATGCTGGAAACAGTGCATCCCAAATTCTTCATCCCGGTCCACGGCGAATACCGACATCTGCACAAGCATATCGAACTCGCCCGGGAATGCGGCGTGGCCCCGGAACGGTGTTTTCTGCTCGAAAACGGCCAACCCGTGACCCTGTTCAAGGGAGAAGTCCGGCTCGAGGATCCCATCGGGGTCGAATCGGTGCTGGTCGACGGCAAGGGGGTTGGCGATGTCGGCCGGACCATTCTCAAAGAGCGCCGGCTCTTGGGCGATGAGGGGATGGTCGTGGCCTTGTTGGTCATCGAAGAGGCCACAGGGGAGATCATTCTCGGTCCCCAGGTCCAGTCCAAAGGGTTCGTCTTCGAGCGCCACTTCTCCCATGTCCTGGACGACGCCAAAGAGGTCATGCTCGACGTCTATGCGAACATGCCCAAAGGGGCGTCCCAGAAAATGGAGAACCGGATCAAATCGGCTCTTCGCCGCCATTTCCGCAAGGTTCTGGACCGCGACCCGGTCATCGTTCCCCTGGTGATCACGGTCTAG
- a CDS encoding fumarylacetoacetate hydrolase family protein, producing MRLVRARHAGHEFEARLEGTLLVPTDGSPKLPLHRAELLAPVQQGKIVCIGLNYFEHARELGMTVPEEPQIFFKPSSAVIGPGESIILPKASSRVDFEGELAVVIGRACRRLRPEEVPEHVLGLCCANDVTARDLQRRDGLYARAKGFDTFAPLGPWIETAYPAPDDVALQTRVNGNVRQKSRTRDMIWSPWQLVAFISECMTLLPGDVILTGTPPGIGPLAPGDRVEVSIDGVGTLSNTVAAETALKQ from the coding sequence ATGCGCCTTGTCCGCGCCCGCCATGCGGGGCACGAATTCGAGGCCCGTCTGGAGGGGACCCTCCTGGTGCCCACCGACGGCAGCCCCAAACTGCCACTGCACCGCGCCGAACTTCTGGCTCCGGTGCAACAGGGCAAAATCGTCTGCATCGGACTGAACTATTTTGAGCATGCCAGGGAACTCGGCATGACCGTGCCCGAGGAACCGCAGATCTTTTTCAAGCCCTCTTCGGCGGTCATCGGTCCGGGAGAATCCATAATCCTGCCCAAGGCGTCGTCGCGGGTGGATTTTGAAGGTGAACTCGCTGTGGTCATCGGGCGGGCCTGCCGCCGCCTGCGGCCGGAAGAGGTCCCCGAGCATGTCCTGGGGCTGTGCTGCGCCAATGACGTCACAGCCAGGGACTTGCAACGCCGGGACGGCCTTTACGCCCGGGCCAAAGGATTCGACACCTTTGCCCCCCTGGGACCGTGGATCGAAACCGCATACCCCGCGCCAGACGACGTGGCCCTGCAGACCCGGGTCAACGGCAACGTCCGCCAGAAGAGCCGGACCCGGGACATGATCTGGTCACCCTGGCAGCTGGTGGCCTTCATTTCTGAATGCATGACCCTGCTGCCCGGCGATGTGATCCTGACCGGCACACCGCCCGGCATCGGACCGCTGGCTCCCGGCGACCGCGTTGAGGTCAGCATTGACGGTGTGGGCACCTTGAGCAACACCGTCGCCGCCGAAACCGCTCTGAAGCAGTAA
- the rpsB gene encoding 30S ribosomal protein S2 encodes MAYIKMKQMLETGVHFGHQTRRWNPKMRPFIFGARKGIHIIDLQQTVQLFRQAHDVIVDAVANGGKIIFVGTKRQAQEAVAEDAQRCGMFYVTNRWLGGTLTNFQTIKHRIERLKHLETMFEDGSIHRFPKKEIAGMQRELDKLQAALGGIKDMEDLPQVAFVIDPKREELAIREFRKLGIPIVAVTDTNCDPDQVDYVIPGNDDAIRAIKLFVSSVADACLEGLARRDEQPTEEQLTEAPQQTATEEQVAAESVEKSEEEA; translated from the coding sequence ATGGCTTACATCAAAATGAAGCAGATGCTGGAAACCGGTGTCCACTTCGGACACCAGACCCGCCGCTGGAACCCCAAAATGCGCCCCTTTATCTTCGGCGCCCGCAAGGGGATCCATATCATCGACCTCCAACAGACGGTCCAACTATTCCGTCAGGCCCACGACGTCATCGTGGACGCGGTCGCCAACGGCGGAAAAATCATCTTTGTCGGCACCAAGCGCCAGGCCCAGGAGGCCGTGGCCGAAGACGCCCAGCGTTGTGGCATGTTCTATGTCACCAACCGCTGGCTGGGCGGCACGCTGACCAACTTCCAGACCATCAAGCACCGCATCGAACGGCTCAAGCATCTGGAGACCATGTTCGAAGACGGATCCATCCACCGGTTCCCGAAAAAAGAAATCGCCGGGATGCAGCGCGAATTGGATAAATTGCAGGCCGCCCTGGGCGGGATCAAAGACATGGAAGACCTGCCCCAGGTCGCTTTTGTCATCGATCCCAAGCGCGAAGAACTGGCCATCCGCGAATTCCGCAAACTCGGCATCCCCATTGTCGCGGTGACTGACACCAATTGCGATCCGGATCAGGTGGACTACGTCATTCCCGGCAATGACGACGCCATCCGGGCCATCAAGCTCTTTGTGTCCAGCGTGGCTGACGCCTGCCTCGAAGGCTTGGCACGCCGCGACGAGCAGCCCACGGAAGAACAACTCACAGAAGCACCGCAACAGACTGCCACCGAAGAGCAGGTCGCTGCCGAAAGCGTCGAGAAGAGCGAGGAGGAAGCCTAA
- the tsf gene encoding translation elongation factor Ts, translated as MNITAQMVKELREKTGAGMMDCKKALQAADGDMDAALTALREKGLAKAQKKAGRSTSEGLITFATQDGGTSGALFELKCETDFVARNDQFISMAKDLAQEVATNGELPANADEEIKKFVGVIGENIQPGRSEVLKVQAPAGLIGSYIHANGKIGVMVELRCTKSEAAQNQAMADLGKNIAMQVAAVTPLSISPDDLPQENIEEEKAIFLKQAQDEGKPEHIAEKIVEGRIKKFYKEVCLLEQPYIKDDSKTIRDLLQEVGKELGDEITIGSFVRLGLGEDHEEETE; from the coding sequence ATGAATATCACTGCCCAAATGGTCAAAGAGCTCCGGGAAAAAACCGGGGCCGGAATGATGGACTGCAAGAAGGCCCTGCAGGCGGCTGATGGCGACATGGACGCCGCGCTCACCGCTCTGCGGGAAAAGGGACTGGCCAAGGCCCAGAAAAAGGCCGGCCGCTCCACCTCTGAAGGGCTCATCACCTTCGCCACCCAGGACGGCGGCACCAGCGGAGCCCTGTTCGAACTCAAATGCGAAACCGATTTCGTGGCCCGCAACGATCAGTTCATCAGCATGGCCAAGGACCTGGCCCAGGAAGTCGCCACCAACGGCGAACTGCCCGCCAACGCCGACGAAGAGATCAAGAAATTCGTCGGGGTCATCGGGGAAAACATCCAGCCGGGGCGCAGTGAAGTCCTGAAGGTCCAAGCCCCTGCCGGCCTGATCGGTTCCTACATCCACGCCAACGGCAAAATCGGCGTCATGGTCGAACTGCGCTGCACCAAATCGGAAGCCGCGCAAAACCAGGCCATGGCCGATCTGGGCAAGAACATTGCCATGCAGGTCGCCGCGGTCACTCCGCTGAGCATCAGCCCCGACGATCTGCCCCAGGAAAATATCGAAGAGGAAAAAGCCATTTTCCTCAAGCAGGCCCAGGACGAAGGCAAGCCTGAACACATTGCCGAAAAGATCGTCGAAGGCCGGATCAAGAAATTCTATAAAGAGGTCTGCCTCTTGGAGCAGCCCTACATCAAGGACGATTCCAAAACGATCCGCGATCTGCTCCAGGAAGTGGGCAAGGAACTCGGCGACGAGATCACCATCGGCTCGTTCGTCCGACTCGGCCTCGGCGAGGACCACGAAGAAGAAACAGAATAA
- the pyrH gene encoding UMP kinase encodes MTRMKYERVLLKLSGEALAGPYNFGIDPTTIKVISQEIVDVVEQGAEVALVIGGGNIFRGVSGSAKGMERSAADYMGMMATVMNAVAVQDNLEKLGLSTRVMSAITMREVAEPYIRRRAIRHLEKGRVVICAAGTGNPYFTTDTAAALRAMELGAQALLKATRVAGVYDKDPEQFPEAHLYKTLTYIQVLQEKLRVMDSAAISLCMDNDLPIIVFDLFEKGNIQRVTAGEAVGTLVQGG; translated from the coding sequence ATGACGCGAATGAAGTACGAACGGGTCTTGCTCAAACTCAGCGGCGAAGCGTTGGCTGGACCTTACAATTTCGGGATCGACCCCACCACGATCAAGGTCATAAGCCAGGAAATCGTGGATGTCGTCGAACAGGGAGCTGAGGTCGCCCTGGTCATCGGCGGGGGGAATATTTTCCGCGGTGTTTCCGGCTCGGCCAAGGGCATGGAACGCTCGGCAGCCGATTACATGGGGATGATGGCCACGGTCATGAACGCGGTAGCCGTTCAGGACAACCTGGAAAAACTGGGATTGTCCACACGGGTCATGTCAGCTATAACCATGCGCGAAGTTGCCGAGCCGTACATCCGCCGGCGGGCCATCCGGCACCTGGAAAAGGGTCGGGTCGTTATCTGCGCCGCCGGGACGGGGAATCCGTATTTCACTACGGACACTGCGGCGGCCCTGCGAGCCATGGAACTGGGGGCCCAGGCCCTGCTCAAGGCAACCCGGGTCGCCGGGGTCTACGACAAGGATCCCGAACAATTTCCGGAAGCCCATTTATACAAGACCCTGACCTATATCCAGGTCTTGCAGGAAAAGCTCCGGGTCATGGACTCGGCAGCCATCTCCCTGTGTATGGACAACGACCTGCCTATCATCGTTTTTGATCTGTTTGAAAAGGGCAACATCCAGCGGGTCACCGCCGGCGAGGCCGTGGGCACGCTGGTGCAAGGAGGCTAA
- the frr gene encoding ribosome recycling factor has protein sequence MESIFTDAKKRMEKAITNLEKEFSRLRTGRASASLVDGIQVSYYNTPTPLNQLASISIPDARTIAIQPWDRSSFENIEKAIMQSDLGLNPVNDGKIIRINIPALTEERRKELVKIAKKHTEDAKIAIRNIRRDANEELKKQKNDKTISEDDMHRGQEKIQKLTDEFVDKAEKTLTEKEKEIMEI, from the coding sequence ATGGAGAGCATTTTTACCGACGCCAAAAAGCGCATGGAAAAAGCCATCACGAACCTGGAAAAGGAGTTCTCCCGTCTACGGACCGGACGCGCCTCGGCATCCCTTGTGGATGGAATCCAGGTCTCCTACTACAACACGCCGACACCGCTGAACCAATTGGCGTCCATTTCCATTCCGGACGCTCGGACCATCGCCATTCAACCCTGGGACCGCAGCAGCTTCGAGAATATCGAAAAGGCCATCATGCAATCGGATCTCGGCCTGAATCCGGTCAACGACGGCAAGATCATCCGCATCAATATCCCGGCTTTGACTGAAGAGCGCCGCAAGGAACTGGTCAAGATCGCCAAGAAGCACACAGAAGACGCCAAGATCGCCATCCGCAACATCCGGCGTGACGCCAACGAAGAACTCAAGAAGCAAAAGAACGACAAGACCATCAGCGAAGACGACATGCACCGGGGGCAGGAAAAGATCCAGAAGCTCACCGATGAATTCGTCGACAAAGCCGAAAAGACGCTGACGGAAAAAGAAAAAGAGATCATGGAAATCTAA